The sequence below is a genomic window from Uranotaenia lowii strain MFRU-FL chromosome 2, ASM2978415v1, whole genome shotgun sequence.
TTTTGGGATATTGATAATCAGTGGAGTGTTCTACTATTCTCAATACAAAGCCACTTTACCGGTTGAACTAAAAGCAGAGGAAGGAATGATTCCGGAGACTACGACGTTTTCGGTGCTGAAATTTCTGGGATTGGATAGCAGTACACCAGGGCCAGGTGATGGAGAGGAAGCCGTAACAATTcctttcaaaatcgatgaaGTACAGGGCGTGATTCAACTTTGGCCAACGGAATCAAGTGGCTCAATTTTACCGACTGAAGGCTCTGGTGGGATGGTGACGACATCTGTTGAAGAGGGTGGTGAATCTACCGAAACGTCTGGTAGTGGGGAGATACCCAGTGTTACGGATATATTTGAGACCCAATCGACCCCAGCAGATGTTGTGGAAAGTACTGATGATTTCACCATCGATACTTCAGCAGAGTTAGAAAGTAGTGAAACTCCGTTGCAGCCAGGTTTGGTTACCTCGACTGTTGCATTTACAGAACAAAAAACTTCTGCAACTGCTTATCCGGAACAAAAACCAACTACAGAAGCAATGACATACAGTACAAGTACAGTCCCGAACTTACTAAACAAGATTGAAGAATTAGTGAACAGTACGAGTATTACTATGTCCACAACAACAATGGAAACAACGACTATGAAAGCTTCAACTTCCGTAATCACTACCCCATTATCTATAGAACCTCTTGATTACGATACAGAACTTTTAGCAACTTCACCGGCTCCTGAGTTGTCAATACCATCCAGCTTAACGACGCCCTTTTTAAGTCCTCTGGAAGCTTCAACGGCACCTATGTCATCTACAACATCTGCACCGCCAACAACAACAGCATTGATGACAACAACACCAACAACAATTAAGCAAACTACAAAGACAGCTACCGTGAAACCAATagttacaacaacaacaacaatgaaGACAACAACAACTACGGAGAAACCAACAACTACGGAACCAACTAGGAAACCTACAACAACAACCACTACAAATGAACCTACAACAACAACGGAAAAACTTACAACAACAACGAAGAGACCtactacaacaacaacaacaacgcagaAACCTACAACAACAACGAAGAAACCTACAACAACAACGAAGAAACCTACTTCAACAACGGAGGTACCTACAACAATAATAACGAAGCAACCTACTACTACTACAACAACGAAAGAACcttcaacaacaacagcaacgaaGAAACCTACTACAACAACAACGAAGAAACCTACAACCACTACGAAGAAacctacaacaacaacaaagaaACCTACAACGACTACGAAGAAACCTACAACAACTACAAAGAAAACATCGACTACGACCAAGAAACCACCTCCACCACCACcacctcctcctcctcctcctcctcctcctcctcctcctcctcctcctcctcctccaccACCGCCTCCGCCTCCGCCCCCGCCCCCGCCGCCACCGCCAAAACCACAAGGGAAAATCATTGTCACGGTTCACAGCCACGGCAGCGGAGGAGGTCACCATGACGATGATGACTACTACGATTGGTGGTGAGACTGCGTTGGTACAACcccaaaaatcctaaaaaaggTCGAGTTGGGAGGCAAATTTTGAGGTGCTGACAGTGTGTGTGTATAATAAGATAAAGTATTTCTAGCTGTACTTATTGTTAGGGAATGTAAACTTACTGGTTAATGGTGGTGAATGTCGAGGGTTGCTGTGATTTTGAGAAATATCCACATCCGAGGTTGAAACTTCAACTGGATAATCATTTGGAATAGTTGTTGCTAAGCGGCCGTAGCATCGATTACTATCTAATGTCACGACCAAGCAATGCCTACTATGCccattagattttcaattcttcaaatGACAGAAGCTTACaattacaaacaacttttgttctacgaaaaagtTTAACCGCCGCACGCAGGATTATTTCGCCTAGCAACCTGGCCAAAactcgaaatttcaaaaattttactggATACTTTTATGTGAATGTctatttgattcttgaataaattaagCACTATGTACCGTTCATTTTTTTTGACGTCTGATTTGATTAtaagtctgtctgtctgtttcccTGCCTGTCTTCTCTTTACAGACTCGAacactactgaaccgatttacgtgaaacttgctAGGTGAAGGCTTCTGAGTCCGGGGAAGGTTCTTACATTAGTTTTAGGGCCCCCTCTCACTCGAAGGGGAGAAGGAGTTCTCAAACAAAAGTAACAAGTCTTAATAACTCGaaaactgatcatgcaaatggaaccaaatttggcatggtagtTTATTTCGGtacaaggaatgtttctatgctgGTTTGGAACctctttgtttttttccaatggagagataggaagggggaagggggctCTCTAACaagtttttacataactcgagaactaatcagtaaaatttaatcaaaatttgcatctaagggtatttgaatacgaaaaatgtgTCTATTGTTGATTGAGACACATTTATTCTTCCAGCGTGGAGGAAGGAAAGGAGGAGTTTGGCATCCATACTACTTTcattgcataactcgagagctATTCtatcaaatggaaccaaatttggcatgggacggtatttgggtacgagaaatgcttctatgaatatttggtaccctcACTTCTTCAATTAGGTGGATTAGGGGAAGGAGGGGggtcttacaattttcagcacaaTTGAAGAGCCGATTGTGCAAATGgaacctaatttggcatgtgagggtattctAATGCCAAAATTGTTTCTATGATCAATTGAGGTTCCTCCTAACTTTCAGCGGTAAAGTTTATACGGGAAAGGGCCTTCCATACAAATCTGTGATTATTAGAAACTATTCCGTTCTTGCATTAGGAGGTTAAGATTGAAGATAAAAGAAGGAAGGAGGAGGGCTTCCAGAAACCTCGACCTCGTTCCAGCAGATGAAAAGGGCAGGGAGGGGGGCTCcgttaccagtttttttttgacataaatcGAATACATATCAAGCGAAAGGGatcatcatttattttaaaagttgtttgcgtacgaataattAAAAACCCTCTGTTTTCAGGTCGGAGTCGGGAAGCAAAAGGCCGAATTTATTCATGTTTTATTTGACATAAGTCGGAAACTCTTATCGaataaatggaaccaaatgtggcatgtgatgattttcagattcttaaaatatttttatggtttAGTTCGTGAACCCCTCCCTTCATGGAAAGGGAGAGATGGTggagaattgaaattttcagacCTTAACAATAAATTGAGATATCATGTTCCAGAAAATTAGTTTGAGTcatctttgtttgaaaaattcgaaattcaagtGCAGCTTTCATTTTATTGCCGTTGCTTTGAATAATGCCACCgaacaattaaaatttatttttgaaaggtgtagcaaagcacaccgggtcagctagtaatacaTAAAAATCGATGATTATAATTACAGTATACAGGGCTTTAGAaattctttccttttttttaacgtaacattttcacaaattaatgttttttgtttatgttccagCAAGTCCCGGCAATATGTCTGATATCATTTTGTGCGTTTATTGAGCGTTTAACCCTCACTGACtaactaaaaattgaaacttaaatatgtttttgaacattaaatattcagctacaacacttcagttttccattattcaacgtgtaaggaaaaaaatacgataaaacatgcttcggaaaaaatacTATAGACATATTCCACCGTTAAGTGAAACcgcttttctgcactgttattattctagaagtcaaccaatttacatgaaaatgaaaaaaattgtagcaaacgtcgcaaattgaatttccttcaaaatgaaaataatttagtcattttaaaatttaaattgtttttgttgtgaatgattacttttgtgacgtgaattcacgctagaattaaccatttcggactttagtacatacatctttgatttcctgttctctctgttgaaatagaatatcggtgtcttcgaatgagttgtaaaaaaaacaattacccacaatttgatgtacagagcatctcgattgaacaacaacgaacgaagttatgcttatttgaagttgtgacgtgagtTCACTCAGTTTAAACAGAACAGAGTAGTTGACCAAATTTACGTCacgaatataaagttatacctgtggttatactgaaccattctttggagccttcaaattttatgtacactttcaaaaacgatattctgttgttccgacttttacaatcataaattttcagtatctgaacctaactttttccttattttgattggcacttgaatagcaacatattgagggatcataaataagttaaaattactactgtcttcatttaaagattcactcaaaaaaattttttattttttttttcaatctttttgtatttttatttcaaaataataaactttttgaaaaaatcgactaaattatgctcgatttgtaaaaatccgaccatctggagggtcaaaacagctttcaaagcacatttttcatataaaattaaaaaaaaaaaacaaattttgtgacgtaaaTTCACTCAtccgcgctgttgtaactcagctagattccaaccgatttctatgaattttagagttttagaatcgtcttatcatttttaaagaaaatctaattttttaatttaaaaaaatgtcacagttttctcgtaaaattaaaaacttcccttttttgtgacgtgaattcactcaaatgcgactgtttttgtGCGCTTTTCAGaccaactacattggatataaacaaattcttttttctacaaaatgaagctgtttttttggcttctgaacattcttaaaatatttccaaaaaaaaaatcatctaatattaaaattaatgattttttaaaagttgtcaaaaacgc
It includes:
- the LOC129747617 gene encoding mucin-2-like, which translates into the protein MIGAADGIDKGDDGEGEDRTSTGTGKKKQGKKRFNIRGETMQQNEIGKVDTTFPNVKQEQHIDIHLEVQQKESGKNVIVYMLVLLIFGILIISGVFYYSQYKATLPVELKAEEGMIPETTTFSVLKFLGLDSSTPGPGDGEEAVTIPFKIDEVQGVIQLWPTESSGSILPTEGSGGMVTTSVEEGGESTETSGSGEIPSVTDIFETQSTPADVVESTDDFTIDTSAELESSETPLQPGLVTSTVAFTEQKTSATAYPEQKPTTEAMTYSTSTVPNLLNKIEELVNSTSITMSTTTMETTTMKASTSVITTPLSIEPLDYDTELLATSPAPELSIPSSLTTPFLSPLEASTAPMSSTTSAPPTTTALMTTTPTTIKQTTKTATVKPIVTTTTTMKTTTTTEKPTTTEPTRKPTTTTTTNEPTTTTEKLTTTTKRPTTTTTTTQKPTTTTKKPTTTTKKPTSTTEVPTTIITKQPTTTTTTKEPSTTTATKKPTTTTTKKPTTTTKKPTTTTKKPTTTTKKPTTTTKKTSTTTKKPPPPPPPPPPPPPPPPPPPPPPPPPPPPPPPPPPPPPPKPQGKIIVTVHSHGSGGGHHDDDDYYDWW